TTTGTGTTTTGGTATTATTTGCGCGATCGCTTCCAGAGTCGATAACCAATAAATGCGGCGATCGCCAACAAAACACCGAAAACTATAACTTTGGTAATGACATCAATATAATCTTCGACTAACTTGTAATTTTTACCTAAAAAATAACCTGCATAGGTTAAAAAAGTGACCCAGACAATTGTGCCAATCGTGGAATAGAGAAAGAACGGAACCACAGACATTTTGCTAATACCTGCGGGGATGGAAATCAAAGTACGAATACCAGGAACGAGACGACCGAATAAAACCGCCTTTGTCCCATGCTTTTGAAACCAATTCACTGATTTCTCAATATCTTCCCCAGAAATACCAATCCATTTACCATAGCGACCTGCCAACAATTGCAAACGCTGCTGCCCTAATATAAGCCCCGCATAGTACCAAGGGATCGCTCCCAAAATCGTACCAATTACCCCTGCGGCGATCGCAGGAATGACCTGAATTTGCGTATTCGGGAAAGTTGCGGTATAGCCAGCTAAGGGCATAATCAACTCTGAAGGAATCGGGGGAAACAGATTTTCTAAAAACATGAGTAAGCCAATTCCCAGATAGCCTAGGGAATTCATCGTATTCGTAATCCATTCCTGCATTTTATTCGCCAAATTAAAGGTTTTATTTTTTGGTGGTGAGGCTTCGCTGCACCACCAAAAAATTTTGTTTATTTGCCCATCAGGTTTTTAAATCCGACTCTTAGCCAATCATAAAGACTGCTTCCTCCCACCGAGAGGGCATAGAGGATCGAAAGAGTGAGAGTTGCACCAAAAAGACATAGCAACATGCCCGCTAAACTAATTGCCCCATCATCATCTAATAACCCAAACCCTGTCACAAAAATCCCGATCGCAGGTAAAGTATTTGTGCCAGGTATGGGGATCATCATCGATATTGACATTAACGCGATCGCTAATCCAATAAACACTCGTCCCACACGAGTTGTACAAACTAGAGTCAGACGTGGCTTTGATACCCGCTCAATCTTTTGCATCCAAGGAATCCCAGATTTTACAAAACCCTGCACTCGTTTGATAGCGATCGGGCGATGCATAATTCGTGACGGCAACCATGGGGTCTTGGCTCCAACTATCAACTGCACCGCTAGCAATAGCATGACGATCCCAAATGGCACAGAATAGCCTGCCGCAGGAATCGGTAGCGCTGAAGGTAATGCTAACAAGACAAACAAAAAGCCAAAGGTGCGTTCACCAGCTAACTCCAGCACAGATGCTAGGGTTACCTGCTCAGCAGGTGGTTCTTCGATAAAAAATTGGTGCAAGTCCTGAGAAAGTTGAGCCATAATTTAGTAAATGTCATCTGTGATTGAACCGTATCCAAAATCGTAGCGAAAATAGCGATCGAGTTCATCAATAAACGTTATGTTAATAGAGTATGTCGCTAATTGTATTTGTAAGCGTATCTGTGTAAGCGCAGATACGAGAGCACATGGTTACGATGCAATTGCGTAAAGTTTATTCAAGGTAATTGTGGCTAGTTGTCCATGAAAAAGTCTGTTGTTTATCGCACTTTACAAGTTGCTCTGGCAGTTGCTGTCCTATCGATGATCTCCATATGGTCATTTACCAAGCATGTAGATATTGTTTCTAATATTCTGACGGAGATAGATTCTTTACTGGTAATTCTGGCGATCGCTGTAGTTTTTCCATACTTTTGTTTCAAAGTTTTGGGGAAGCTATACACACCACCTAAATTCCGAAATGCCGATCAATCATCATCTTTTAGCACTTCGGAATCTAATCAAGATGAATTTGAAGCGATGCTTAGGCAAGATGCTGAAGTCATGCAGTATCGAGGACATCGATATAAACCAGAAGAATTACATATCAGTAATGACAAAAAAAATGTTAGTAATTTTCAGCCTGTGATTAAATATCGCGGCGTAAGTATGGCAAATAGTTCTGAAGAATCTTCCCAAGATTTACCAGATTCTTTCGCAGCTTTAAGGGACTCCCAAAAGTCAGCCAAGCCCAAAGAACGCATCAAATACCGTGGAGCTTATGTGGATTAAAAGTAAAGGCGGCGCTAAGCGCCGCCTTTACTTTTTGGCTATGGGTTAAAATTTTTACAGATCAAATTTTTCTCTATATTTTCTCCATAACAGACATAATTTCATGGTTTTATTGCCGACTTTGCCCGCAGAATCATCCAGCCCATCTCTTGACTTGCCAAGCGAATCTAAAGGA
This genomic stretch from Pseudanabaena galeata CCNP1313 harbors:
- a CDS encoding DedA family protein; the encoded protein is MQEWITNTMNSLGYLGIGLLMFLENLFPPIPSELIMPLAGYTATFPNTQIQVIPAIAAGVIGTILGAIPWYYAGLILGQQRLQLLAGRYGKWIGISGEDIEKSVNWFQKHGTKAVLFGRLVPGIRTLISIPAGISKMSVVPFFLYSTIGTIVWVTFLTYAGYFLGKNYKLVEDYIDVITKVIVFGVLLAIAAFIGYRLWKRSRK
- a CDS encoding exopolysaccharide biosynthesis protein, producing the protein MAQLSQDLHQFFIEEPPAEQVTLASVLELAGERTFGFLFVLLALPSALPIPAAGYSVPFGIVMLLLAVQLIVGAKTPWLPSRIMHRPIAIKRVQGFVKSGIPWMQKIERVSKPRLTLVCTTRVGRVFIGLAIALMSISMMIPIPGTNTLPAIGIFVTGFGLLDDDGAISLAGMLLCLFGATLTLSILYALSVGGSSLYDWLRVGFKNLMGK